The nucleotide sequence CATCATCCTCGTCTGGGGAACCGAACCCCGGATTATCACCGGGGCGGATATTCTCGGACGCCTGCTGCGGGGGATCGTGGCAAAATAACCCCCGCTGCAGCGCCCCCTCATCCCTCCCCTATATCCACACGGTATCACTTCCATTATCTGCCGGGCAACTGCCTAACTTTCGCTCCGTACGCACATCTCCATGCAACAGAAAAAGTTATTTAACACCATTTATACATAGAATACTTTAATGTTTAGATAGGTTAGTTTTAGTATAGTTTTGTGTCAAGCGTGTAGTCAGCGTCGGTCCGGTCCGCTACAGCGGCATCCTGCCGATCAACCTCCCCCATCCAATGAAACAGCGAAAAAGGATTCCATATGCAACGGGAAAGTGTCAACGGTTTATTCGTCCCCACCGACGGAAGTGCCGCCGCGGAGCGCTACAGCGGCCATTTCATGAAAGTCAGCTACGTCCAGCTCATCCAGGGGCGCTCCGTCTACAGCAAAGACCGCGTCGATGTTGAAGCAGACGGCAGTTTCCGGTTCTTCATCCCCCTTAAAGAGCTGCTCTCCGATGAGATGGTTCAGATCGAACTCTATGCGCCCGACGGGGAGCTGATGGGCAAGCACTCCTACAGTTACGGCAGTCTGCATGCCGCATTCATCGATGAGAGCGCGGTGGACGATACGGGCGCGATGCAGATCGCCATCGATCCCAAAGTCATCGATTTCCAAACCTCCGAAGCCGAAGCCCTCACCCACCGTAAGGTCCGCGGCAAACTGCTCGATATCTCCGGTGAACGCAATGCAGCAGGCCTGCAGGTCATCCTGATGGTCAGCAACGATCCGGACGCAGCGTACGACAGTGCGAGCTACCAACCGCTCCTCGCGGCCGTCACCGACAAAGAGGGCTATTTTCTGGGCAAAGTCGAAAACCTGAGCTGGCAGCAGGCCTACGGGGTCGTTGCAGGCCTGGAAGGTCAACCCATTCCCATCGCCCTGGACAGTGAAAAGAAACTCCCCCATGAGATCATCCTCGTCTCCGACCTCACGGGACTGCCGGAGAACCTCGCCGAACTCGAGGCTTACCCCTCCCTGCCCGACGGCGACGCCCTCGCCGGCTCCGGCTCCTACTCCCAGGACCTCGGCGGGAAATGTGTCGACTTTACGGTACCGAACCGCACCCTCGAAGAGTTCAGCTACTACCACACGGTCCGTACTACAGAGCCCGAGATTCGGGGCCTGACGGTCACCTCCTCGGAAACCAGGAAACTGCGGGACGAACTCCTCACGATCTCCGACGGGGCCTTCACGCTTCTGGGAAGGGTCAGCAGCTCCTTTTCCAGCCTCTCCGTCATGGACTACAGCGTTGAAGAGGAGGAACCGGCCGAACAGACGGTACCGGAGACAGCCCTTCGCATGGTCTCGACGGCCGGCAGTACTGCCGCTGCCGCTTCAAATTACGCCGTTGCTACACCGGTCTATAAACTGAAGATCGCGGCCGGTCCCAAAATGCTCGCCTTCAAAAGCAGCGACCTGATACAGAACATCGGATTTGATTTCAGCAATCTGCTCAAAATGCTCGCGGAGCAGCAACGCCGCCGCAAAAAACTCGAAGCGCTGCACCGCAAAGTCGCCGCAGCCTACTGCGGCAAACACGGTGCGGAAGTGGCCCAGGAGTACTGCGACTCCCTGGAGGCGGAAGATACGCTTAACCGCAACACCGTCCGGGCGCTCCTGGGGCATCTGCGCGAGTATGCAGGCTTTGTCAAGCCCAACACCAAGCTGGCGAAACAGTTCGAGACCTTCGCTACCGAACTCGATACCCTTGTATCAGCCCCCTATGCCGATGCGGAAGCCATTGCCCTGACGGAGAAAAAAGGCGAAAAGCTCATTGCCGCCGTCGACAAAGGGACCGAGGAGTCCCAGGACCAGGAGGAGCTGCTGGGCTACCTTCGCCGGATCGTCACCGAACTCGCCCGTGCCAGGGAAGGCAGCGCGATCAACTTCGAGCCCTGCCCCCCGGCCGAGCAGAAAGAGACCATGGGTATACGCTGCCTGATGCAGGAGTTTGAGAAGACCAAGGAGGTCCTGCGCAACAAGCCTGTTTTCACCCTCGGCGAGATCCTGATGATCCGCGCCAACTACGATACCTTCCTCAACAGTATCGTCGCCTTCATGGCGCTGCTCGAAGAGTTCCACGCCTTCTACGCATCGGGCGGGAAAACGGCGTTTGCCCTCTCGCTCGAGGATGATTATTTCGTCGAACATTATGCCAGCGTCAAACACACCCTGCAGAACCTCAAACAGCAGATCTACCGTGCCATCAGCCGGATCGAGGCTATCGAGCGCGCCTACATCACCAACCACCCCGGACGCCGCGAACTGACGGTCGAAACGAGCATCGACTGGGACGACACGCCGACGATCTATGAGAATACGACTATAGCCCACGGCCATATCCTCCATTTCAAGCAGAAGTGGAAAGCCGACGGCTACTCCCTGGGCGACCTGCTCTACAGTCTCCCCCTCGCTCCCTGCCAGGAGAAGCAGATCGCCATTCTCGACTGGGACCGCGAAGAGCGTGCCGCACGCTCGGAGGCGCAGACCGTGACCGAATCGCTGCAGGCAAACCTCTCCCGCGACCGCGACATCAGCGAGATCATCAACTCCTCCCTGACCGAGAACATCTACGCCAGTTCCACGAACCGCACCGGCTCTACCAGCGCCGGGATCGGCGGCGGGATCGGCGGTTTCTTCGGGGGGATCGCCGGCGGGATCTTCGGGGGCGTCTCCCACTCGGGGGCCTCATCGAAATCGACCTCCCACCAGAGTTCGGCCCGCAACCTCTCCTCGGGTGCATTGAACCGGCTGCAGGACAACCTGGCCCAATCCGCCTCCGCCGTCCGGGGACAGCGCAGCACCGTCGTGCAGACCGTAGGGCAGAACGAAACGGTCTCCGCCCAGACGGAAGTGATCAAGAACAACAACCACTGCCACGCCATGACCGTCGAGTACTTCGAAGTGCTCAAACACTACGCCATCGAGCAGGAACTCGTCGACGTACAGGAGTGCCTCTTCGTCCCGCTGCCCATGGGCCACTTCGACCATCAGAAGATCCTGCGCTGGAAGAACACCCTTCGCCGTGCTGTCTACGGGGCGACCCTGCGCCGCGGCTTCGACGCCATCGAGCGGATCGAGAACCACTATGCCAACTCGGACTTCCCCTCCGGGGCCTATGCCGACGAGACCATCCGGGATTTCACGGGCCACTTCAGCCTCTCGTTTGAGCTCAAGCGTCCCTACATCAAAGACATCGAAGAGGCCACCACGACCGAATACATCGACCTGGCCGACTTCTTCCCGTGGCACATCGGCCACCTGGTCATCCCCTACCGCGAAGTGCCGCTGACAGAGGCGGAAAAAGACGCACTCTTCGAAGCCGATTACGCCCCGGATATCGTCCGCTCCTTCATCGACACTCTCGAGATCGCCGCGATCGCCGAAGACGGCACCGAAATCCCGCTTGACCTTGACTATACGCTGCTCTCCACCTACCGCAGGGGGGCGCCGCTGCAGATCAACATCGCCAGCAAAACCGTGCCGGGCATTACCCGGCGCAAGATCGCGCACCTGCGTTTCCGGGCCAAAACGGCGGTCAAAGCCTCCTCGAAGATCCTCCTGCGCTCGGCCTACCTGCATTACCGCACGGACCACCTCAGCGCCTATAT is from Sulfurimonas sp. HSL-1656 and encodes:
- a CDS encoding papain-like cysteine protease family protein, whose protein sequence is MQRESVNGLFVPTDGSAAAERYSGHFMKVSYVQLIQGRSVYSKDRVDVEADGSFRFFIPLKELLSDEMVQIELYAPDGELMGKHSYSYGSLHAAFIDESAVDDTGAMQIAIDPKVIDFQTSEAEALTHRKVRGKLLDISGERNAAGLQVILMVSNDPDAAYDSASYQPLLAAVTDKEGYFLGKVENLSWQQAYGVVAGLEGQPIPIALDSEKKLPHEIILVSDLTGLPENLAELEAYPSLPDGDALAGSGSYSQDLGGKCVDFTVPNRTLEEFSYYHTVRTTEPEIRGLTVTSSETRKLRDELLTISDGAFTLLGRVSSSFSSLSVMDYSVEEEEPAEQTVPETALRMVSTAGSTAAAASNYAVATPVYKLKIAAGPKMLAFKSSDLIQNIGFDFSNLLKMLAEQQRRRKKLEALHRKVAAAYCGKHGAEVAQEYCDSLEAEDTLNRNTVRALLGHLREYAGFVKPNTKLAKQFETFATELDTLVSAPYADAEAIALTEKKGEKLIAAVDKGTEESQDQEELLGYLRRIVTELARAREGSAINFEPCPPAEQKETMGIRCLMQEFEKTKEVLRNKPVFTLGEILMIRANYDTFLNSIVAFMALLEEFHAFYASGGKTAFALSLEDDYFVEHYASVKHTLQNLKQQIYRAISRIEAIERAYITNHPGRRELTVETSIDWDDTPTIYENTTIAHGHILHFKQKWKADGYSLGDLLYSLPLAPCQEKQIAILDWDREERAARSEAQTVTESLQANLSRDRDISEIINSSLTENIYASSTNRTGSTSAGIGGGIGGFFGGIAGGIFGGVSHSGASSKSTSHQSSARNLSSGALNRLQDNLAQSASAVRGQRSTVVQTVGQNETVSAQTEVIKNNNHCHAMTVEYFEVLKHYAIEQELVDVQECLFVPLPMGHFDHQKILRWKNTLRRAVYGATLRRGFDAIERIENHYANSDFPSGAYADETIRDFTGHFSLSFELKRPYIKDIEEATTTEYIDLADFFPWHIGHLVIPYREVPLTEAEKDALFEADYAPDIVRSFIDTLEIAAIAEDGTEIPLDLDYTLLSTYRRGAPLQINIASKTVPGITRRKIAHLRFRAKTAVKASSKILLRSAYLHYRTDHLSAYILNNSRINNDIITTREIQWSDFTIRTVTDAALLYTPMTDREERDPRREDREAAQQLVQFLNEHLEMSHKAIWTGMDSARLFGLLDGYVAPNTNGKSVASVVENRVIGVVGNNLVLKVIPGERLDPVFKSIDDLMEYYAPTTKPDPFRISVPTKGVYAESVMGRCNSCEEIDDSRHWRFEDAPCGTTPTAISPLSTESRRSDVGSLQVKDLPTNIVAMQTAPAAPDPTGLTAAYNLLGKSDIFKDMTGLAGTQANALQALQTTSKSVTDLAGMASDIVKQQAMKKDIDKTLKTIKKAEDGKQISKDQANKLSYSALSSMVGEATKSEKLTQENDVQNAIKKAADAKKDITINRGSESVAISTPKTGGSTESSYDYTVPGLVPTVAQPSSMTCWATVATMMLSWKNNQSFTIQEAMDRAGSTYRTMFDNNQGLPAAEHEAFAAACGMKGEPPMSYTPNGIRSLLENYGPLIAVADEAPGDKWAIHARVIRGIYGDGSVDNTFLRINDPAGGKQYSESFRTFANKFEEVADSPRLQIMHY